From Desulfobacterales bacterium, one genomic window encodes:
- the lepB gene encoding signal peptidase I: MPAQQENLPQKSVLREYIEAIAIALLLALFIRTFVVQAFKIPSGSMMNTLLIGDHILVNKFIYGIRNPLSGNVLIPIKRPERNDIIVFKYPLNPKQDYIKRVIGVEGDKIEIINKQVYINGQPFNSPYSIYLDPDVLPASVQPRDNMGPVFVPRDSLFVMGDNRDNSYDSRFWKFVKLKAVKGKAFMIYWSWDREHFAWQWDHLLSVRWNRIGKLLH; this comes from the coding sequence TTGCCGGCACAACAAGAAAACCTCCCCCAAAAGTCGGTACTCAGGGAATATATTGAAGCCATTGCAATCGCCCTGCTGCTGGCCCTTTTTATCCGGACCTTTGTTGTCCAGGCCTTTAAAATCCCCTCCGGCTCGATGATGAACACCCTTTTGATCGGCGACCATATCCTGGTCAACAAATTCATCTACGGAATCAGGAACCCCTTGTCCGGCAATGTACTCATACCGATCAAAAGGCCCGAGCGAAACGATATCATCGTGTTCAAGTATCCCCTCAACCCCAAGCAGGATTATATCAAACGGGTAATCGGGGTGGAGGGCGACAAGATCGAGATAATCAACAAGCAGGTCTATATCAACGGCCAGCCCTTTAACAGTCCCTACAGCATCTATCTCGACCCGGATGTTCTGCCCGCCTCTGTTCAACCCCGGGACAATATGGGGCCGGTGTTCGTGCCCCGGGACTCCCTGTTCGTCATGGGCGATAACCGCGACAACAGCTATGACAGCCGTTTCTGGAAATTTGTCAAGCTGAAGGCGGTCAAGGGCAAGGCCTTTATGATATATTGGTCATGGGACAGGGAACATTTCGCCTGGCAGTGGGACCACCTCCTGTCAGTACGCTGGAACCGGATCGGCAAATTGCTGCATTGA